From the Deltaproteobacteria bacterium genome, the window ACGGATGGTCGGGCCAATCCACAAAGAGGAGGAAATTGTAGAGATAGAGGGCTTTCAGCCGGTCTTGATCTTCTTCGGCTGCAGCCGGCGGGGCGGCAAATGCCCAAGACAGGCAGAGAACCGCCGTTATAAAAAAGAGGCGCACCCTAATTTGGAGCATTCGGATCACGGGCGAATCTCAGTCCCAAGATGCAGTAAAATACCGATCGATTTCATCATAAGAGGGAGTGAAGTTGAGGTCTTTGTTCATCACTGAAATGGCCTGTGCCCTGCAGAGGGGAACGCAGAAAGCCTCGGCCGCGATCCTCTTCTGGGTTATGGAAAAGAGCGCCTGCCGTTGTTTACGGTCTGTTGTGAGGCCGGCCGCCGCGATCATGCCGCTGATTTCGGGCGTGGTGCCGTAACACCCCGGAACGCCCGTGACAAAGAACGGATTCAGTATGGCCCCGGCATCACAGATGGAATAACTCCCCCAGGTCATAAAGGAGAGGGGGTACCTCCCCTCGAGGAATTCTTTATAAAAGCGCTCCCATCCGCTGGCCATCCAGTGAAGACGGGCCGTGATCCCCACGGCCTTCAAGTCCCGGACAATGAACTCCGCCGCGCTTTCGTTGACCCCGGCAAAAAAATCCACGCTGAAGCCGTCGGCATACCCCGCTTCGGACAGAAGCCTCCTGGCCCTGGCCGGGTCATACCAGTAGCGTACCACATCCGGTTCGTGACCGAAGTGAAGCGGGCTGGTGATGGTGTCGGAAGTGTCCGCATACCCGTTAAAGCCCTGTTTTACGAGACGCTCTTTATTGATCGCATGGTTGACGGCCATGCGCACCCGTTTGTCCTTGAAGAATTCCACCCCGCTGCGGCCGACGGCATCCATGCTCAGAAAATACGTCCGGAGAATCCCGGTTCGCATGACCTTGAGGCCGGGGTTCTTTTTCACAAAGGGGATCTGCTTCTGATACAGGCTGGTGGACCTGAGGAGATCGGCCCGGCCCGATATCAGCGCCTCCATCTGGAGTATCTCATCCTGGGTGCTCACGACCTTGAGATGAGGGATCAGGGCCTTCCCCTTGGGGCCGCCGAAATATTCGGGATTGGCACTGAAGACGGCTTCCGAGGGTGTTTCACAGGAGACAAACCGATAGGGTCCGGTCCCGATGGGATGGCGATCGAACCCCTCCTTTCCCACCCTTTGATAATACTCAGGGGGATAGATGAAGAGGATATTGGCGATCACCTCCAGCGCAGCGGGATTGGTGGTGGCGGTTTTGATTCGGACGGTATGCGCATCCAGGACGGCAACCTCTTCAAAACCGGCAAACAGATCGGAGACCAATGAACCGGGTCCTTTGAGAAGCTCCAGGGAAAAGCGTACGGCCTTTGCCTCGAATGCTTCCCCGTTATGGAACCGGACCCCTTTTCGGAGGATGAATTCAATGAGATTGGGACCCACCCATTCAAATGATTCCGCGAGACAGGGGACGACCTCTTGCCGGGCCGGGTCCCTGTAAAGAAGCGTGTCCCCCCAGTTATGATAGAGGACCAGGATCTGGCGGCTGGAGGTGTATGCCGGGTTGAAGCATGTCATCGGCTGGGTCCCTATGGACACCACCAGGGTATCCCGCTTCGCCTCACAGGGACAAAGGATGAGCAAGGGTGCCAGACATGCGAAAACCGCAAAAAGGACTATCTTCTTCATCATCTACCTCCAGGTCCCGGGAAACCGTGTCCGGAGTGTTTCCCGGCCATATGGAATTGTTTTTTTTGCAGATTCAGCCAATCCCATATACGACCGGCACAACCCTGTCAAGCGGTTTGATAAGAGAATAAGGCCCCAGGACCTTCATCCGGACCTCCTCATCATCCGAACACCACAGACCGTATCTGAATCCGGCCTTAACGGTCAATTCCACCTCATCCGTCTCTTTGTAGGGTTCGTCCGACCTTTCCCAGTGGAGAACCGACTGCTGCACGGGAAAATCGGATTTTCCCGGTTCCACAGGCATTATCCCTATTCGCGGGGTGGACCGAAGACGGGAGTGATACAGCTTGGCCTTGAAACGATAGGTACCCGGCAAAAGAGCGATCCCCAGATCATCGACACGTATCTCCTCTGGTTCGCCGTCGCGGTCCATAAGGATGTAAATGGGACAGTACTTCGGATTCTCCGTTTGCAGGACAAGGGCGAGCGATTCCCTGGACCGTTCCGGGCCGGGATAGCCTTTCCTGGGGTCCAGATGACACCCCCACAGGCAAACAACCAAGACCAAACCCAAAGGCATCAAAAACCGCACTGATCTTTGCGCCTCATTAAGCATGGAGCATGGAGCACGGAGCAGGGAGCATGGCGCTTCCCCGATAACCGATAACTGATAACTTCTTCCCCTTTCACCTTTCAGCTTTCACCTTTGAGCTTCTATCTTTGAGCTTCTATCTTTAAGCTTTCACCTTTAAGCTTTCACCTTTGAGCTTCTATCTTTGAGCTTTCAGCTTTCAGCTTTGAGCTCTATTCACCGATAACCGATAACTTCTTCCCCTTTCACCTTTGAGCTTTGAGCTTCTATCTTTAAGCTTTCACCTTTCCCCTTTGAGCTTCTATCTTTGAGCTTTCAGCTTCTCCCTCCCCCCCTCACCTTTCACCTCATCCCTTCCGCCATGGTCCGGGCCACGAATTCTTCATCCGGATAAACATTCCATACATACCCCCGAATCTCCTTGCGCATCTCTTTTGCCGCTTTGCTCCCCGGGCCCTCTATGCCCTGGGCCTTGCGATAATGCCACACTGCCTTGGCCCATGCCTCATGATGCAGCGGATCGCTGGGATACACCGACTTGGACCGCATGACCCAGTAATTCCCCAGCTCCACATGGAGCCGCGGGTTCTTGACACCGGCAAAATAGGCGGCCCGTTCCATGCTGATATCCGCGGCCGGCAGCCACTTTGCATGGTAATCCGCCTCCTGCCACTGATGCGCATAGGCCCATCCCAGCTGGAGGTGATACTGCGCCTCAAAGGGATTCAACCTGACAGCCCGCTCCAGGGTCAGAAGTCGGAGCGCGGAACTCGGAACTCGGAACTCGGAACCATTTTCCCCTGCTCCTTTGCCCGCTTTGCTTTTGGCTTTGAGCATTGAGCTTAACGCTTCTACCCCCGCATCTTCCCTTCCCCCTTTCAGCTTTGAGCTTTGAGCTTCCCTCCCCTCCCCGCTTTGAGCTTCCCTCCCCTCCCCGCTTTGAGCTTCTATCGCTTCCCCCAGTTTGTACCAGTACTCCGCATTCCCCCCGTCCCACTCGATCGCCTTCACCACCTCCGCCACCGGCGGATGCCGGTCCCGGTTGAGCGTGCTGTTGGGCACGGTATTGCAGTAGGCCTCGGCCGCAAAATGCCGGATGCTCCACCACCCGGACCACCCGATCAGTCCCAAGATGGCAACCAGCGCCACCCCGCCCCGGTATCTGAGCGGCAGATCGTAATACGTGTAACTCATCCGGTCCCGTCGGTGGTGCCGCTCCAGATGCAGGGCCGCATACCCGATGGCCATGATGGCCGCCAGGATGAGTGCGTTCGCCGGGGTATGCAAATTGAACTCGGAATACGAATGGATGGCCATATAGGCAATGACGGCGACCGGGACAACCCCAAGGGAGACTGCATAGGGGTCCTTTCTTTGTTTCCAGAGGCTGAGGGTCTTAAACACATATACCCCCAAACCAACCAGGAGAAGACCGAGCCCTGCGATCCCTGCCTCAGCCAGATACTGGGCCCAGTCATTGTGGGCATACCGGTAGAACTTCTTCTTATCCTTTGCCGACTGATATTTGGGGAACGCATACGGGAAATTGCCCACACCCGCGCCCACCGCCTTAAAGTCCTCAAAAAGATCCATGGTTTTGGCGGCATATCGCGAT encodes:
- a CDS encoding O-antigen ligase family protein; protein product: MEKAAYIIYLIILLLCILMFGAVHTYMYTLMSLGVLTAATLLLLKGIRKDYQSNEYRLRLPRNSLHVGFVALLTFLIFQTLPMPDPVLTLLSPEAAVVARKSLPTAETLADGLVNGTWFSLAPYVYPVRMSIVRFVVYGFFFFGLFQTLQSRRRINVAVSLLLAMGCFEALYALMETYSGSHHVLWYRMDYAKERLKGTYINGNHFAGFMAMGVILAAAFAGALAPMKRPNQGNTEKKQRPASRFASFLEGQESLSKRILVGFAGVVMGIGLIFSASRGAIISWAGAMFLMGVLFVVRKSYRQKGIIFIGLFVLICAYAIEIGVDYPLERFMQIESGIESRSRYAAKTMDLFEDFKAVGAGVGNFPYAFPKYQSAKDKKKFYRYAHNDWAQYLAEAGIAGLGLLLVGLGVYVFKTLSLWKQRKDPYAVSLGVVPVAVIAYMAIHSYSEFNLHTPANALILAAIMAIGYAALHLERHHRRDRMSYTYYDLPLRYRGGVALVAILGLIGWSGWWSIRHFAAEAYCNTVPNSTLNRDRHPPVAEVVKAIEWDGGNAEYWYKLGEAIEAQSGEGREAQSGEGREAQSSKLKGGREDAGVEALSSMLKAKSKAGKGAGENGSEFRVPSSALRLLTLERAVRLNPFEAQYHLQLGWAYAHQWQEADYHAKWLPAADISMERAAYFAGVKNPRLHVELGNYWVMRSKSVYPSDPLHHEAWAKAVWHYRKAQGIEGPGSKAAKEMRKEIRGYVWNVYPDEEFVARTMAEGMR